The following coding sequences lie in one Treponema sp. OMZ 790 genomic window:
- a CDS encoding tetratricopeptide repeat protein has translation MTDILDFPDFPFEFEQNNEEKAQDIVYDAWDCNSSAQRKRLAQKALELDPNCADAYCILAAEYTSYKKKNEYYKKGIEVFRKKYGEQFFSENRGDFWEIFETRPFMRLSAGYGQLLWNNEKKDEAIQIYEELLQLNPNDNQGLRYILINWLIDQNQLDKGTELLKQYQEETAFMLFSDLLFSIKKQESDTKILKKYIKAKNANPYVVKYLLKENELPEYLPDYYGFGDEDEAVTYCFGSMDVWRKDQDTIKKLKEISDE, from the coding sequence ATGACTGATATCTTAGATTTCCCTGACTTTCCATTTGAATTTGAACAGAATAATGAAGAAAAAGCTCAAGATATAGTTTATGATGCATGGGACTGTAATTCATCCGCACAAAGAAAACGATTAGCACAAAAAGCACTTGAACTTGATCCAAACTGTGCAGATGCATACTGCATTCTGGCAGCAGAGTATACATCATATAAAAAGAAAAATGAGTATTACAAAAAAGGAATAGAAGTATTCAGAAAAAAATATGGGGAGCAGTTCTTTTCAGAAAATAGAGGAGATTTCTGGGAAATATTTGAAACAAGACCCTTTATGCGGCTTTCTGCAGGATACGGGCAATTATTATGGAATAATGAGAAAAAGGATGAAGCGATACAAATATATGAAGAGTTATTACAATTAAATCCGAATGATAATCAGGGATTACGATATATTTTGATAAACTGGTTGATAGACCAAAATCAGTTGGACAAAGGAACGGAATTACTAAAACAATATCAGGAAGAGACTGCATTCATGTTGTTTAGCGACCTATTATTTTCTATAAAAAAACAAGAAAGCGACACAAAAATCTTAAAAAAATACATAAAAGCCAAAAACGCAAATCCATATGTAGTGAAATATTTACTCAAGGAAAATGAATTGCCTGAATATTTACCGGACTATTATGGATTTGGTGATGAAGATGAGGCCGTAACATATTGTTTTGGTTCAATGGATGTATGGCGAAAAGATCAAGATACTATTAAAAAACTAAAAGAGATAAGCGATGAATAA
- a CDS encoding tyrosine-type recombinase/integrase: protein MENGTSFEEYLKKSNLSQNTLTSYLWTVKYYTEHYDSVSKENLLAYKGYLIEFFKPKTVNLRIQGINKYLQFIHKDQLQLKFVKVQQKNFLENVISNADYQFLKSSLKRDGNREWYFVVWFLAATGARVSELIQIKVEHVKLGYFDLYSKGGKLRRLYIPKILKEEAMQWLESIRRESGYLFLNRFEKHITTRGIAQQLKNYAKKYGINEKVVYPHSFRHRYAKNFLEKFNDISLLADLMGHESIETTRIYLRRTASEQRELVDSIVTW from the coding sequence ATGGAAAACGGCACAAGTTTTGAAGAGTATTTGAAGAAAAGCAATCTTTCTCAGAATACTCTTACATCGTATTTATGGACGGTTAAATACTACACAGAACATTATGATTCTGTCAGTAAGGAAAATCTGCTTGCATACAAAGGCTATCTGATTGAGTTTTTTAAACCGAAAACGGTGAATTTAAGGATTCAGGGAATTAACAAGTATTTGCAGTTTATACATAAAGATCAGCTGCAGTTAAAATTTGTAAAAGTTCAGCAGAAGAACTTCCTTGAAAATGTTATCAGTAACGCCGACTATCAATTTTTGAAATCGAGCCTTAAAAGAGACGGAAATCGAGAATGGTATTTTGTCGTGTGGTTCCTCGCAGCTACAGGGGCGCGAGTCAGCGAGCTTATTCAGATAAAAGTTGAGCATGTTAAGTTGGGATATTTTGATCTATATTCAAAGGGCGGAAAACTCAGGCGGCTCTATATTCCAAAAATTTTGAAAGAAGAAGCCATGCAATGGTTGGAATCAATCAGGCGTGAATCCGGCTATCTGTTTCTAAATCGTTTTGAAAAGCATATCACTACCCGAGGAATTGCGCAGCAGCTAAAGAATTATGCCAAAAAATACGGAATAAATGAAAAAGTTGTCTATCCGCATTCATTCCGGCACCGCTATGCAAAGAATTTTCTTGAAAAGTTCAATGATATTTCTCTTCTTGCCGATTTGATGGGGCATGAAAGTATCGAAACAACGCGCATTTATTTACGCCGCACCGCAAGCGAACAGCGGGAACTGGTTGATAGCATTGTAACATGGTAA
- a CDS encoding restriction endonuclease subunit S, whose amino-acid sequence MISCYYEKFFGKNDVCIDNEIPFELPAKWQWTKLGRICDKLVDGDHNPPKGIEEKTEYIMVSSRNINHNTVEDLENVRYLTKEMFDAENLRTNATTGDILFTSVGSLGRSCIYDGRMNICFQRSVSILNTKVYNKYVKFFFDSNFYQNYVAEHATGTAQMGFYLQEMAESFIAIPPISEQKRIVTRIEEIFNALDDIQRNLI is encoded by the coding sequence GTGATTTCTTGTTATTATGAGAAGTTCTTTGGAAAAAATGATGTTTGTATTGATAATGAGATTCCTTTTGAACTGCCGGCAAAATGGCAATGGACAAAATTAGGACGAATTTGCGATAAGCTTGTAGATGGAGATCATAATCCGCCTAAAGGTATCGAAGAAAAAACAGAATATATAATGGTTTCTTCAAGAAATATTAATCATAACACAGTAGAAGATTTAGAAAATGTCAGATATTTAACGAAAGAGATGTTTGATGCAGAAAATTTGAGGACCAATGCTACAACGGGTGATATACTTTTCACATCCGTAGGTTCATTAGGAAGAAGTTGCATTTACGACGGCAGAATGAATATCTGCTTTCAACGGAGTGTTTCCATTCTTAACACCAAGGTTTACAACAAGTATGTAAAATTCTTTTTTGATAGTAATTTTTATCAAAATTATGTAGCTGAACATGCTACCGGTACTGCTCAAATGGGATTTTATTTACAAGAAATGGCAGAATCTTTTATTGCTATTCCTCCAATTTCAGAGCAAAAAAGAATTGTTACTAGAATTGAAGAAATATTTAATGCTTTAGACGACATTCAAAGAAATCTCATCTAA
- a CDS encoding restriction endonuclease subunit S, whose translation MNTNALRQKILDLAIHGKLVKQDPADESAAILLEKIRAEKEKKIASGELKRGKNDSYIFFGDDNRHYEKFSDGRVKDIEDEIPFAVPEGWTWCRLGEIGQIISGTSYQKNDIISKGTLRILRGGNIQNNALILKNDDIFIQNKYIDIRKNVILGDIIIVASTGSTNSIGKPAFIDKDYTYTQIGAFLRIIRMILLPISKYINLIFQSEYYTNYIQNNIKGTNINNIKAEHLQRMVLPLPPLSEQQRIVAKIETIFAHIDLLEQNKADLQTAVKQAKSKILDLAIRGKLVPQDPADEPASVMLKKLRAEKEAKIAAGEIKRGKNDSYIYKNSTDNCYYEKFEGVEEQIEIPFDLPEGWCWQKIPSICEINPKNKLDNTLEISFVPMTLIDSEFNNNFTYELQRWETVKSGFSHFADNDIGIAKITPCFENRKSVIFKNLKNKYGAGTTELHILRTNNEYIFNEYVFWFIKTDTFIKEGINNFTGAVGQQRIGKEFIAETLIPIPPLNEQVKICRTINKLMKKLDEISLNVV comes from the coding sequence GTGAACACAAATGCATTACGTCAAAAAATATTAGACCTCGCAATTCATGGAAAGCTGGTAAAGCAAGACCCGGCCGATGAGAGCGCAGCCATACTCCTTGAAAAAATTCGTGCAGAAAAAGAGAAAAAAATCGCTTCCGGTGAACTGAAACGCGGTAAAAATGATTCGTATATTTTTTTCGGTGATGATAACAGGCACTATGAGAAGTTCTCAGACGGCAGGGTGAAGGATATTGAAGATGAAATTCCGTTTGCCGTACCGGAGGGGTGGACGTGGTGCCGATTGGGGGAGATTGGCCAAATCATAAGCGGTACTTCGTATCAGAAAAATGATATTATATCAAAAGGAACTCTACGTATATTACGCGGTGGGAATATACAAAATAATGCTCTGATTTTAAAAAATGATGATATATTTATTCAAAACAAATATATTGATATTAGAAAAAATGTTATACTTGGTGATATTATCATTGTCGCATCTACAGGAAGTACAAATAGCATAGGAAAGCCTGCATTCATCGATAAAGATTATACCTATACCCAAATAGGGGCATTTTTACGAATTATACGTATGATACTCTTACCAATAAGCAAATATATCAATCTTATTTTTCAATCAGAATATTATACTAATTATATTCAGAATAACATAAAAGGTACAAATATTAATAATATAAAAGCGGAACACCTTCAAAGAATGGTTCTTCCTCTCCCGCCCCTCTCGGAGCAGCAACGCATCGTCGCAAAAATTGAAACAATTTTCGCACATATAGACCTACTGGAACAAAATAAAGCCGACTTACAAACAGCTGTCAAACAGGCAAAGTCAAAAATCCTCGACTTAGCTATCCGCGGGAAACTTGTTCCTCAAGATCCTGCCGATGAGCCTGCATCCGTGATGTTGAAAAAACTCCGTGCTGAAAAAGAAGCTAAAATCGCTGCCGGAGAGATAAAACGCGGTAAGAATGATTCGTATATTTATAAAAATTCTACTGATAATTGTTATTATGAGAAGTTCGAGGGGGTAGAAGAACAGATCGAAATACCATTTGATTTACCGGAAGGTTGGTGCTGGCAAAAAATTCCTTCAATATGTGAAATAAATCCTAAGAATAAATTGGATAATACTTTGGAAATTTCTTTTGTGCCAATGACTTTAATTGATTCCGAGTTTAATAACAATTTTACTTATGAATTGCAAAGATGGGAAACTGTAAAATCAGGATTTAGTCATTTTGCGGATAATGATATTGGAATTGCAAAGATTACACCTTGTTTTGAAAATAGAAAATCTGTGATTTTTAAGAACTTAAAGAACAAATATGGGGCCGGAACAACAGAGTTACATATATTACGAACAAACAATGAATATATTTTCAATGAATATGTATTTTGGTTTATAAAAACAGATACTTTCATAAAGGAAGGAATCAATAATTTCACCGGTGCTGTAGGACAACAAAGGATTGGAAAAGAATTTATTGCAGAAACTCTTATTCCAATTCCACCGTTAAATGAACAGGTCAAAATATGTAGAACTATCAATAAACTAATGAAAAAATTAGATGAGATTTCTTTGAATGTCGTCTAA
- a CDS encoding Fic family protein, whose amino-acid sequence MINRNKEQNFNKLSEVINEYNKLQISQQLDYDKFYLYSIITHSTAIEGSTVTEIENQLLFDEGISANKPIHEQLMNLDLKTAYERSFELAKQHTQITPEILCELSALVMKNTGTVYNTIGGTFSSAKGELRLVNVSAGRGGKSYMAWQKLPQKLEEFCSWLNSERKSIAEKDIEAQYAFSFRAHYKLVYIHPWADGNGRMSRLLMNFIQYEAGLVPAIIKKENRAEYIHSLAFSQDKDDPAEFLHFMFSHHIRNLREQIEEYKTSLEMSGS is encoded by the coding sequence ATGATAAATCGGAACAAAGAACAAAACTTTAATAAACTTTCAGAAGTTATAAACGAATACAACAAGCTGCAAATTTCTCAGCAGCTTGATTATGATAAATTCTATTTATATTCGATTATCACACATTCAACAGCAATAGAAGGTTCTACCGTTACGGAAATTGAAAATCAGCTTCTCTTTGACGAAGGAATAAGTGCAAATAAACCGATTCATGAACAGCTTATGAACCTTGACTTAAAAACCGCGTATGAAAGAAGTTTTGAACTTGCAAAACAGCATACGCAGATCACACCGGAAATCCTTTGTGAACTTTCAGCTCTCGTAATGAAAAATACCGGCACTGTGTACAATACAATCGGCGGAACATTTTCTTCTGCAAAAGGAGAGCTCAGATTGGTAAATGTCAGTGCGGGGCGAGGCGGAAAAAGCTATATGGCGTGGCAGAAGCTTCCACAAAAACTGGAAGAATTTTGCAGTTGGCTCAATTCGGAAAGAAAAAGCATTGCAGAAAAAGATATAGAAGCCCAATACGCTTTTAGCTTTCGCGCTCATTATAAACTTGTTTACATTCATCCTTGGGCCGACGGGAATGGACGGATGAGCCGGCTCTTAATGAATTTTATCCAATATGAAGCGGGACTAGTTCCTGCAATAATCAAAAAAGAAAACAGAGCGGAATATATTCACAGCCTCGCTTTTTCACAAGACAAAGATGATCCTGCGGAGTTCTTACATTTTATGTTTTCGCACCATATACGGAATTTGAGAGAGCAGATAGAAGAATATAAAACCTCGCTTGAAATGAGCGGCAGCTGA
- a CDS encoding class I SAM-dependent DNA methyltransferase encodes MAKKEATQAKPEQALTKKVWNMADVLAAAGVGFTDYIIQLTYLLFLKMDFEKESYGLGSTLPDGSKWKDIVQLDGPDQLAKYEKILEILQATDGLIGAIFTEAQNKITKPALLKKLIGMIDEENWFSMDGDLKGAIYESILEKNGQDKKSGAGQYFTPRPLINAMVDVVQPKITETVADPACGTGGFLLAAYDYMRKQSDEQSKVDFLQTKALRGNDITPLVVTLASMNLYLHDIGADTTPIKCEDSLEHEPEHLVDVILANPPFGARPAGSVDISTMRSDLIVTTSNNQLNFLQHMMVMLKDGGRAGIVLPDNVLFADGAGEILRKKLLKDFNLHTILRLPTGIFYANGVKANVLFFEKGSPTQETWYYDYRTGIKHTLATKPLKRSDLEDFVNCYCAGHFEDRKETWSPENPNGRWRKYHVDELLARDKTGLDISWIKDGSDTVDCSLAELMQTIQTKSANIAAAVAELSKLIEGIEE; translated from the coding sequence ATGGCAAAAAAAGAAGCAACACAGGCAAAACCGGAACAGGCGCTTACGAAAAAAGTTTGGAACATGGCGGATGTTCTTGCAGCAGCCGGCGTCGGATTTACGGATTATATTATTCAGCTGACATATCTCTTATTTCTAAAAATGGATTTTGAAAAAGAATCATACGGTTTAGGCAGCACACTTCCTGACGGAAGTAAGTGGAAAGATATTGTTCAACTGGACGGACCTGATCAACTTGCAAAATATGAAAAGATTCTGGAAATTTTACAGGCAACTGACGGACTTATCGGCGCAATTTTTACGGAAGCACAAAATAAGATTACAAAACCGGCTCTTCTTAAAAAACTGATCGGAATGATTGATGAAGAAAACTGGTTCAGTATGGACGGAGATCTAAAAGGTGCAATTTACGAAAGTATTCTTGAAAAAAACGGACAGGATAAAAAATCCGGAGCAGGGCAGTACTTTACTCCGCGCCCCTTGATTAATGCTATGGTTGATGTTGTTCAGCCGAAAATTACGGAAACCGTTGCCGACCCGGCGTGCGGAACCGGAGGATTCTTGCTCGCTGCCTATGACTATATGCGCAAACAAAGCGACGAACAGAGTAAAGTGGATTTCTTACAAACTAAGGCTCTTAGGGGAAATGACATTACGCCTCTTGTCGTAACGTTGGCTTCTATGAACCTTTATCTTCATGACATTGGAGCGGACACCACGCCGATTAAATGTGAAGATAGTTTGGAACACGAACCCGAACATCTTGTAGATGTAATTCTTGCAAATCCGCCTTTCGGTGCTCGGCCTGCAGGAAGCGTCGATATTTCGACCATGCGTTCCGATTTGATTGTAACGACAAGCAACAACCAGTTAAATTTTTTACAGCACATGATGGTCATGTTGAAAGACGGCGGAAGAGCCGGAATCGTTCTCCCCGATAATGTGCTTTTTGCAGACGGTGCCGGAGAAATTCTCCGCAAAAAACTTCTAAAAGATTTTAATCTTCATACGATTCTTCGTTTGCCGACCGGTATTTTCTACGCAAACGGCGTAAAAGCAAATGTACTTTTCTTTGAAAAAGGAAGCCCGACACAAGAGACATGGTATTACGATTACCGTACAGGGATTAAACACACTCTTGCAACGAAACCGCTTAAACGTTCCGATCTTGAAGACTTTGTAAACTGCTACTGCGCAGGACATTTTGAAGACCGCAAAGAAACATGGTCGCCCGAAAATCCGAACGGCAGATGGCGTAAATATCATGTCGATGAACTGCTTGCACGGGATAAAACCGGTCTGGATATTTCTTGGATAAAAGACGGTTCCGATACAGTAGATTGTTCCCTTGCCGAACTTATGCAGACAATTCAAACCAAAAGCGCAAACATTGCCGCAGCGGTTGCCGAACTTTCCAAACTGATTGAAGGAATTGAAGAATGA
- a CDS encoding type I restriction endonuclease subunit R: MTEYKNNHNFRYDGLLPEQKARVYIDAYLEDAGWTVVNRDEFVPEAINAQAVRENILKGNKEADYILYLDGKAIGVLEAKRKENNLGLEVAEQAQNYGNILPDWIRAWKTPLPFIFLSNGETLLFKDMHDEKPSYKVLKKMLSPKDIVKLAGSDIDSEYAKLPSVPSVGSKGLRECQFEAITKLELSFKQGLKKALIVLATGAGKTFTACTAAYRLLNYTSAKRVLFLVDRNNLGKQAEGEFGTYKLTETGNPFSDEYIVHRLKSVEKMGNASVVISTIQRLFAVLTGQEINDAGDNEETDNDENAPGKRIQFTGNILLPPDFFDVIIIDECHRSIYGDWRQVLTYFNNAKIIGLTATPTPEAEAFFNKNRVVNYTLEKSIADGVNVPPRVYRIKTEISESGGTIKDGEKIKKVSNWSGKRKTQKQHEDRQFTKTDIDRSVVIPAQIETIVQAYKDSIYESLYPDRKKDWTMIPKTLFFAKTESHAEDILKAIKKVFKNEFPNGEIPEHYAQLITCKSGNSNQLISDFRNDKDFRIAITVTLVATGTDIRPLEILVFMRDIHSEVLYTQMKGRGCRTFADDKLRNVTSNATSKDFYYLVDAVGVTEHEKSMPTPGGNDDIKKVLPLKDLLEHLAHGELSDNNLELLAGYLSRVNKKAESEDIIELNDLLGSITVKQLAVNIFESIAAASCILPLYKDINEPNTERKILISPIINNVKARKKLLEINAGFIKIALEKQDSLIYTGFSKEQAKEYIVTFETYLDDNKDEIEALRILYNQEKIAITYTMLKDLEKKLIAYNSQFKPEFLWTCYQTLDGESGKVKPLNRETELGVFTNLIQLVRYGYKLDDELVSLKRRFGSYFNLYCGQAWRKFTPEQIEIVRQIAEYIVQNGCITNIELNNAKHDLFVKAIPIFGADKLNAEMQTISKYLFYGKAA, from the coding sequence ATGACGGAATATAAGAACAATCATAATTTCAGATATGACGGCCTATTGCCTGAGCAAAAAGCGCGTGTTTATATAGATGCATATCTTGAAGATGCCGGCTGGACGGTAGTCAACCGGGATGAGTTTGTTCCCGAAGCGATAAATGCGCAAGCCGTCCGTGAAAATATCTTAAAAGGTAATAAAGAAGCTGATTACATTCTTTATCTTGACGGAAAGGCTATAGGGGTTCTTGAAGCAAAAAGAAAAGAGAATAATTTAGGTCTTGAAGTTGCAGAACAAGCACAAAATTACGGAAATATTCTGCCCGATTGGATACGGGCATGGAAAACTCCGCTTCCGTTTATTTTTCTTTCAAACGGTGAGACTTTGCTCTTTAAGGATATGCACGACGAAAAACCGAGTTATAAAGTTCTTAAAAAAATGCTCTCCCCGAAAGATATTGTTAAATTGGCGGGCAGCGACATTGATTCGGAATATGCAAAACTTCCTTCCGTCCCGTCTGTAGGGTCAAAAGGTTTAAGAGAATGTCAATTTGAAGCAATCACGAAGCTGGAACTTTCATTTAAGCAGGGATTAAAAAAGGCTCTTATCGTTTTAGCTACGGGTGCCGGAAAAACATTTACTGCTTGTACCGCAGCATATCGTCTTTTGAATTATACATCTGCAAAGCGGGTTCTTTTCCTTGTCGACCGTAACAATCTTGGGAAGCAAGCCGAAGGCGAGTTCGGAACATATAAACTTACGGAAACCGGTAATCCTTTTTCCGATGAATACATTGTTCATCGTCTTAAAAGCGTTGAAAAAATGGGAAATGCAAGTGTCGTCATTTCAACGATTCAACGGCTTTTTGCAGTGCTCACGGGGCAAGAAATAAATGATGCCGGCGATAACGAAGAAACGGATAATGATGAAAACGCACCGGGGAAACGGATTCAGTTTACAGGAAACATACTTTTACCGCCGGATTTCTTTGACGTAATTATAATTGATGAATGTCATCGTTCGATTTACGGAGATTGGCGGCAGGTTCTTACTTATTTTAATAATGCAAAAATCATCGGACTGACGGCAACTCCGACACCGGAAGCTGAAGCGTTTTTTAATAAAAACCGAGTAGTAAATTACACTTTGGAAAAATCTATTGCCGATGGTGTTAATGTTCCTCCGCGTGTGTATAGAATTAAAACCGAAATCTCGGAAAGCGGCGGCACCATTAAAGACGGTGAAAAAATCAAAAAAGTTTCCAACTGGAGCGGTAAAAGAAAAACTCAAAAGCAGCATGAAGACCGGCAATTCACCAAAACGGATATAGATAGAAGTGTCGTGATTCCGGCACAAATCGAAACGATTGTTCAAGCATATAAAGATTCCATCTATGAGTCTCTGTATCCGGACAGAAAAAAAGATTGGACTATGATTCCCAAAACGCTTTTCTTTGCAAAAACAGAAAGCCATGCAGAAGACATATTGAAAGCAATCAAAAAGGTTTTCAAAAACGAATTTCCTAACGGAGAAATCCCCGAACATTATGCCCAGTTGATTACGTGTAAATCCGGAAATTCAAATCAACTGATCAGCGATTTTAGAAATGATAAAGATTTTCGGATTGCAATTACCGTTACGCTTGTTGCAACAGGCACCGATATCAGACCTTTGGAAATTCTTGTTTTTATGCGCGATATACATTCCGAAGTTCTCTACACTCAGATGAAAGGACGCGGATGCAGAACATTTGCCGACGATAAACTAAGAAATGTAACCTCAAATGCGACCTCAAAAGACTTTTACTATCTTGTGGATGCTGTCGGCGTAACAGAACACGAAAAATCAATGCCGACTCCGGGCGGAAACGACGATATAAAAAAAGTCTTACCGCTCAAAGACCTTCTTGAACATCTTGCACACGGAGAATTATCCGATAATAATTTGGAACTTTTAGCAGGCTATCTTTCACGCGTAAATAAAAAAGCCGAATCGGAAGATATTATCGAACTTAATGACTTACTCGGCTCTATTACCGTAAAACAATTGGCTGTAAATATTTTTGAATCAATCGCAGCCGCGTCTTGCATTTTACCCCTCTACAAAGATATTAATGAGCCGAATACGGAAAGAAAGATTTTGATTTCCCCTATCATAAACAATGTAAAAGCCCGCAAAAAACTTTTGGAAATCAATGCCGGATTTATTAAAATTGCCCTTGAAAAACAGGACTCGTTAATTTATACAGGATTTTCAAAAGAACAAGCAAAAGAATATATCGTTACATTTGAAACCTATCTTGATGACAATAAAGATGAAATTGAAGCATTAAGAATTCTTTATAATCAGGAAAAAATCGCCATCACGTATACGATGCTTAAAGATTTGGAAAAGAAACTTATTGCGTATAATAGCCAGTTCAAGCCGGAATTCTTGTGGACGTGCTATCAAACGCTGGATGGAGAAAGCGGAAAAGTAAAACCTTTAAACAGAGAAACGGAGCTGGGCGTTTTTACCAATCTTATTCAACTGGTAAGATACGGATATAAGTTGGATGATGAACTTGTGTCCCTTAAAAGACGATTCGGCAGCTATTTCAACCTTTATTGCGGACAGGCTTGGCGTAAATTTACGCCGGAACAAATTGAAATCGTGCGGCAGATTGCAGAATACATCGTACAAAACGGTTGTATCACGAACATTGAATTAAACAATGCAAAACATGATTTGTTCGTAAAAGCCATTCCAATCTTCGGAGCCGACAAACTAAACGCGGAAATGCAGACAATCTCAAAATACTTATTCTACGGAAAGGCAGCATAA
- a CDS encoding GNAT family N-acetyltransferase translates to MINIIKIENKDEKAKIVEEVLTDLPEWFGLPESTKEYINDSKELYLWAAKENDEIIGFITLTESSPDCADVHCMGVKKIHHNKGIGTLLFNELKKFASTKYDYIQVKTVDEGHYKEYDQTIAFYKKQGFKKLEVFPTLWDEWNPCLVMIQKL, encoded by the coding sequence ATGATAAACATTATAAAAATAGAAAACAAAGACGAAAAAGCAAAAATTGTCGAAGAAGTTTTGACGGATTTACCGGAATGGTTCGGCTTGCCTGAAAGCACAAAAGAATATATCAATGATTCAAAAGAATTGTATTTATGGGCAGCAAAAGAAAATGATGAAATTATCGGGTTTATAACATTAACCGAATCAAGCCCAGATTGTGCTGATGTGCATTGCATGGGAGTAAAAAAAATACATCACAATAAGGGAATCGGCACATTATTATTTAATGAGCTGAAAAAATTTGCTTCAACTAAATATGATTATATACAGGTAAAAACGGTAGATGAAGGTCATTATAAAGAATATGACCAAACAATAGCCTTTTACAAAAAGCAAGGATTTAAAAAATTAGAAGTTTTTCCCACACTCTGGGATGAGTGGAATCCTTGCTTGGTGATGATCCAAAAATTATAA
- a CDS encoding type II toxin-antitoxin system HicA family toxin, with amino-acid sequence MSKDEKLIKRLKSKPKDFTYTELKKLLKALGYAETQSGRTSGSRVAFINSSDGHIIRLHKPHPNNELKQYQIEQIIAELELRGIL; translated from the coding sequence ATGAGCAAGGATGAAAAACTTATAAAAAGGTTAAAATCCAAACCAAAGGATTTTACATATACTGAGCTTAAAAAATTGTTAAAGGCATTGGGCTACGCAGAAACACAGAGCGGAAGAACATCAGGTTCGAGAGTTGCATTTATTAATTCGTCTGACGGACATATTATCCGCCTTCATAAGCCTCATCCAAATAATGAATTGAAACAATACCAAATTGAGCAGATTATTGCCGAATTAGAGTTAAGGGGGATACTATGA
- a CDS encoding type II toxin-antitoxin system HicB family antitoxin, which translates to MKDFLEYKDYLGSVHFNADDEIFYGKIECIDDLISFEGNTVNELKTAFIEAVEDYIELCKEAGKPAEKSYKGSFNIRISPAIHKKAKRQAIMQGISLNQFIQQAVEQAVTYNTRQI; encoded by the coding sequence ATGAAAGACTTTTTAGAATATAAAGATTATTTAGGATCGGTACATTTTAATGCTGATGATGAAATATTTTATGGAAAAATAGAATGTATTGATGATTTAATATCATTTGAAGGCAATACCGTAAATGAGTTAAAAACAGCCTTTATTGAAGCAGTTGAGGATTATATTGAACTATGCAAAGAGGCAGGAAAACCGGCTGAAAAATCATATAAAGGAAGTTTTAATATAAGAATTTCTCCTGCAATCCACAAAAAGGCTAAAAGACAAGCTATTATGCAAGGAATATCATTAAACCAATTTATTCAGCAGGCTGTTGAACAGGCAGTAACATACAATACTCGGCAAATTTAA